The segment tacgaactattaacatcggtgtgactcagagactaaacgataatcagcaatgagcgtgatgtatcaaatagacaaattagaggagggaaattatgactcctggtgtattcaaatgcggtctgtgttggtgcacgctgaattgtggagtgtggcatctgttgacctgctaccaacgaatgttcccgaaggtgtgaattggcaggccaaggatgaaaaggcgctggccatgatcacattgagtgtgaaaacttcacagttgggatacattaaaaattgcagtaagtcgtccgaagcatggaacaaattaaagagtgttcatcaaccaagtggacctgtacgaaaggttcaactgtacaagaaattgctaagcaagcgcatggaccaaaggcaaagcgtttcaagctacattaatgagttcgtggatattcttgatggccttgggtcagtaggaatcgagctaaatgatgaactgcgctcaattgttttgttgtcaagccttccagaacaattcgaaaatttcgttgtcgccatagagacgcgcgacagtctgccgacttTCCTTTTGAAGGTAGaaggcgaacgaaagggaaacacagaagatcaaaaggaatacgcaaaggcatataccgcagtacataagccggccgcgcacagagcgctaaagaagagaaacaatacaatgatatgtttcaagtgtggtgagcgcgggcatatgaagactcagtgtaagaaggagagcgcaaatgtggaaagggcagcaagagtggagaacaagcagtgcagtctattaaatgcgttggacgcagataatttgaaaaagagtatgtggtgtttggatagtggtgccacaagccacatgtgttgtgagaaacagttattcacaaagttcgagaaacacacagaaatgattggtctggctgactccggtttcctaaaagctgaaggaaaaggggaagtagagctgaagccagagatatgcacgctgctgttaaagaatgttctctatgtgcccgaaatgaatggaaactatttctcggtgagcagcgctgtacagaataaatgtttcgtcacttttggacaagaatatgcacgagttatccaaaatggcgaatgcattgtaaaggcgaacagagttggaaacttgtatatgtttcgaggaaaacaaaacaactgttttgcggcggttaaggctgatggtgccctgtggcataaacggtacggccacttgaacatcagtagtatgaaagatttgatcagcaaaggaatggtgcgcggcattgaaaatatggttttcccggggaatatgaattgcaaaacatgtatggtcagcaagattcatgcgcaaccatttcctgttgcaaccaccagtagagctcaagatatattggaactagttcatgcagatgtgtgcgggccctttggcacacagtcgcttgctggatcaaagtattttctaaccttcatcgatgacaaatcaaggcgtatatttgtgtatttcctgcggacaaaggatgaagtcttccagaagttcgtcgagttcaaaaccctggttgaacggcaaacgggaaaaagtctcaaatgtatccggagcgacaatggcggtgaatttgtcaacaaatcgtttgatgaatttcggaaaactaatgggattgagaggcagctgacagtggcgtacactccacagcaaaacggcgttgctgagagggcaaaccgcactctggtggaaatgtcaagatgtatgctggtccagtcaggattaggcgaatccttgtgggctgaggcagtcaacgcagctgtgtatgtacggaatcgatcaccgaccaaggcgctgaccagtatgacgcctatggaagcgtggaatggtaagaaaccttttgttggtcatctaaaggtttttggctccgttgcagtagctttggacaagggtccaaggaagagtaaacttcaaccaaaaggcaaagaatatcgcatgattggatattcagtagcggctaagggctatcgactgtatgaccctgtgtctcatcaggtgattgagaggcgagatgttctctttgacgagatccaagacgacaaggatacagtcacattcgaacttccgaaggcagaggttagcatgcagtcaggcggcgatactgatgacattgacagcagcggtggagacagcagccatggtgcaagcgttgacggggagaatcaaagtagcagcggtactgatgggtacgagagcgcaacagaaaaggttgagtcagatgagccagctcctcgcgttggacctggcagaccaaggctgattcggaccggcaaacctggccgtccgagaaaggagtacaacattcttggtgctctggttgccagcaacgtaaagattccagtatcctacgaggaggcgttgatcagtattcatgcatcacattggtccgaagcgatgcaacgcgaatatgaggcattaatggcaaacgagacatggcagttggcagacttaccggcaggacaacgagcagttggatgcaaatgggtatatagcctgaaacgcgacaaagatggtcaaatcgaacgtttcaaggcgcggctggtggcaaaaggttgctcccagcagtacggcataaactatgcggaaacattttctccagtctgcagactggagagcgtgcgatttattcttgcgctagcagcagaattgaaattatatgtcaaccaaatggatgtatgtacggcatacctcaacagtgacctgagcgatacggtgtacatgaagcaaccacaagggtacattgatcgagcttatccagcgaaggctatgctgcataaaaaggcaatatatggattgaagcagttaggaagggaatggaattcgaagctgaatggcgtcctgactaatctgggttttgtttcctgtgacaacgagccgtgcctctaccagcagagagggaaaggtaacttaTCGTTAATCTTGGTATATGTTGACGATTTACTTATAGCATGTCAGTCCAAAGAGGACATGCTCGGTATCAAATCGGCTATTTCAAATGCGTTCGAATGTATCGACAAAGGTGTTCCAGAGCTGTTTTTAAGCATGAAGTTGCACCGTGAAGGTGAGCTTGGGCCTATCACCATAGGCCACTCGCAATACATCAGGGAACTATTGCAAGCTCACGACATGGACAAatgtagaccagtggctactccgttggatgcggggttccaggtggattgtactaatgagcagtgtcaaaaggttgatcctgtcatgtatcaatccatgattggtgagctgatgtggctggcactcacaaccagaccggacattttgcattcagttgcaaagttggcccagaggaacaaagatccgcacgcagagcatctggctggtgtgaagcacgttctgaggtacttggcagcgacgatgaacttcaaactatactacaaagggtgtcaccagccacttactggatatgtggatgcggattggggcggcgatcgaactaaccggaagtcgtatacgggctatgtttattttttggcaggtggcccaatttcttggcgatctgagaaacaacgcagcgtggcacttagcagcacggaggcagaatacatggcactgtcggctgcgtgtaaggagtccatattcttacgtcgcttaatcattgaaattggctgtggagatgaagctacctcaactaccttatatggcgataatctgagcgcacaagagctggctaggaacccagtgcatcactcaaggaccaagcatattgatattagatatcactttgtacgacagattgtagaagaaggtcaagttaagttaaagtatgctagtacaacagatatgattgcagatatcttgaccatctctagcaatgcacgcatgtattgacagacatatgagtatgtagacgtatgtatgagtgagagacgtaacgaagcaacgttctcttatctacctttttgttctccctttcgtttcggtctctatctgcctgcgagcagagcatttattagtcacaaataaaccatacatatgaatggttgcgtttttacttttcggtacaagaacttcccttgcaacggcagcgaaattctgtccaacacgtcttactttaaaaatataccgtaaatatactgacgagctCAAGTTGTATATATGttcctcaattttgatattctgtCGAATATTCTCAGCTATACAGaatatttagccatgcccacaaaTTTTCAACTGATTAATgattcaattttctacttaactggcttattctaaataattgcttttattggatttttcgtaaaaaaaaaggttttagcgaaataggtcaagacaaaaaaacgaaagaggatagtcgttcatattgctcaatttagagattccgttgaataattctggctTACTAATAGGCTATTCACACTgacgaccatccaccatccatttcgggGATGGTCCGTAATAGGCTGTTCACACTgacgaccatccaccatccatttctGGGATGGTCCGTAAGGTTAGTCCAGTtagtccaccatccattttggATGTTCCTAAACCGCACGTTTCTATGCGATAGTTAGCCGATGGTTTTCAAATGCAACTCTGAATAATTAGCATTCACAATGGAAAAATGGTATTCACTGCGATAACGTAAACAATGATTGTgacaaaattaacaaaaaacaacaacagaacagCTCGGAAGGACAGCAGACCAAATTTTCGAAAAACTTATTAATAAAATGGATTTAGTGCCAGAAAACTCCTCCAGTGGTACGTTGAATagatatatttgtttttttattgtttataatatataatattattaCACAATGCAGCAAACAAGAGAAcaacagcaggcggcagggTGAAATGGAGTGCCGCGCTTGAGAGCCTGCTGATTGACATATGGAAGGAGAAAATTGAAGATTTGCGCGGACCACGCAAAAATTCACATGTGTAAATTAAGTTGTCCGTATGTCCAAGTAGCCTTAGCTGCTTGATGCGGTGGTCCTCGTGCGGGTTCCGTGGTATAGAATCCTTTATGAAGATTATGTTGGAGAGATAACTGTCTCTCTTATCACTGGCCTTGTGGTACAGTGGTATAgaattaataattcaaagtgTCTACGGCTGGTTGCCGGAGCAAGGTTTATTAACAAGCGTTAGCTTTCGTTATAAGAACAGAACTAAAACTAGGAGCCACCAGCAAGCTGGGACATAAGCTGAATCAAAATTATTTAATTGCCAAAGAATGCAAAGCTACAAACTAGATGTACTTAGAGCTACAAAGCTACAGTCGGTAAGCCGACTTGGCATAAGCGATAATGCTGATCTTGCGGCATGTGCAAGATATCAGATTACCGCCGGTTGACCGTCACATTCAGGGCGCTGAACTGAAGTTCGCTGATTTGGCATCTTGAGTGCAAACAACATGGAGCAGAGCACATTGGACAACGACAGTaagttttattaatttattgctaaaaaaatatatttcatttaaggTGTTCATTGCAGATCCtgatgagtacttttcggATATTATTGAGATGGACCTGGACGGATCTTGTAGCTCCAGCACCTTGTCTGGGCGTccgccaaagaaaaagaaaaagaccgACATTTCGTGGCTGGCAGAGATCGCCCAGGAGCGTCTCGAACAACAAAAGGACCACCACAGAAAGAAGGAGGAGCACGACGTTAGGCAGGAGAAGATGGTGCAGGACTTGATCAGCACCCAAACAAAATTCCAGAACGACTTATTagaagttttaaaaaataaaaataaataagtttttaattttcattacgGTCTACACAATATTTTGCGATTGCAGATCGTATCTGTTCTGCTGACTGATTAAAGTCAGCAGAACTGTTGCTGGTATCGGGCTGTTCGCgctgctcatttgttgcaagCTCCCAATTTTCATTAATCGCGCTGTTGtgcatatttaatatattgtgTAAAATACAACAGCgctattatttttgtggtggctATCAAGACCTTTTCCGATTATTTGAAATCTGGCTTTTAAATGcccaaatgcattttccaccACTCGCCTAGCTTTGGAAAGGTTGTAGTTAAACGTGCGCTGTTCCAAAGAGGCGACTGTGGAAAACGGGTAAGGTTTCATCAGCTTTTTAGAAAACCTAAATGCCCAGTCCCCGATAAGCATTACAGGGACGTTTACTCCGCTTATTTCCTTGGCTTTCTCTTGGAGTAATGCCGATGCTTCGATATGTTTTGCAAGGCTTGACTTCTGGTATATCATCGAGTCATTGCACCTTCCTGCAGAGccgatatttacatatgtaaatctgtatctaaaaagaatcggatttaaataatttaggaCATAATgctaaatacatatttttgtgCAAGATATTTGCATACCTATAATCCACTAGGGCAAACAAGACTGTGGAATACCAGCCCTTATAGTTATGGTGGTCTACTGCCTCAGGTGCTGGTGGTTTTATTTCGATGTGGCATCCATCTAGAATAAAAAGGAAGTTTAAAAACCAATTTATATGTAAACATATTGCTGAAGTTCTTATTGATTTCCTACCAATTGCACCTAGGCACTGAGGAAACCCAATTGCCTCGAATCCCTTTACGCACTCATCAATTTTGTCGGAAGTTAGGTAATTGGGCGACATGTACTCCTTCGAAAACTCGTCGATAAGTGCTCTGCAAAACTCGTGCAGGATATTACACACACTGTTTGGAGCTACACCGAAAAGCCTGCCAACTGTTCGGTACTCAGAGGACGAGTCCAAAGTGTATAGCGCAATGGCGATGCGCTTTTCCAAAGGAATTGCAGCTCGGCAGTTGGTGTCCTTCTTTCGCAGCACTTCAAGCCGATTCACTAAAATATCAAAGCAGGGCCTCTCCATTCGGAAACTCTCTTTGAAAAACGCCTCGTTGTTTTCTGGTACATCTTTCTATCAAAATGTCCCGAACCGCTTCTAAAACCATAAAATATGTCCTTGTACTTTAAACTATGGTTGAAGTTAGTAGAAGTACTCACAAACGACCATAATCTTCCTggcttttgtgtttttatggcAGTCATCTGGGTCATCTCATCCTCGTCAATGTTAaagtcatcatcgtcatcatcattattCATTGACAGCAACATTATTAGTTGGtgcaagaaaatattttgctgttgAACCACAGCCGAAATAATTGCTATATCTTCATCATCCATTATAAGAACCAAGAATTAATAAATCTTCCGCGCAAATTTAATGAACTTGTTATTGgcatcagctgtttttgacggatggtggatggtggatggtggcagtgtgaatcggagtttcacatctgtcaaaaaatCCCACCATTCCCCGGGATGGGCTCAGTGTGCAGAGCCTATAAGACCATTagttctgcccacataattttagtttttagttcttgcttttattgtattttgactaaagcaaggtttaaacaaaatagttcaacaaaaaaaaataacgagggggaacgttgtgagttgctgtggacaccgcaactctacagttatacccgatactaagtcagtatcgCAAATGCGAAGATAATTTGCATCGTATGACGTTGTCGATGAACGGATAGCCGGGAAATTTGTTCAGTAAATTGCGCTGGGTATCGTCCTTGACACGCGGCGTAGGCGCCATGATCGTCGGAAATGGTAGATGAGGCCCCAAAATTTCAGCAAAACACCATTGTGTTCAGTGCAGATCTCTCGTGGGACAAATCGCTGTATATGCCAATAATCATTTTTGAAGATTGAGCGTCTAAGAAAACAAATGCGAAGATAATTTGCATCGAGAATGAAAACGTTTTGGCAATGTACAATAGCAAGCGCCTGGCTCATTACTTCGCCGAGGATTTGGGTGAGACTGTGGGAGTTCAGCTCGGGAACGCACATTATATGCTCCACGGCGCAGTATGTGTTACGTTCTCTGACAAGCCAGAAATGCCTGAACATCAGCCACTTCATTGTTAACGATGTGCACAGGCATGATCCCTATATCGACGATTGCTCAGTGAATTGCGAAATGCCCTGACCTTGCACCAAAATCTTCGAGTCATACTGCTATGTCAAATGGCCGACGTGAAGAAATTTAACGACTATTTTGGAGAAGGGACAGAATTGATGCCGAAAGGAGCCCAAAAACCGGCGACCCGCATTTCTTATTTGGGTGATATTCACAGCCGTATTTCAGAGGCTGGCATTCACAAGGGCAGGACATTTACAAGGAGACTCCAGAGGTGTACAGAACCAAAACCGCCAGAAATGAGAAAATGGATAAATGTTTGGATGCCTACGAGGAGCTCGGCACTGATCTTTCTATTCGTCCATTTCTGTATGCCGTCAATTACGACTTGGTGCCCGTCAACTATCGCCATTCGACCAGCGGCAAGACTGCCGTGCTCATTGCGTCTCAGCGGAACAATGCTAACCACCTACGCGTCTTGCTGTTTATGGGTGCTGATCCGTACGTTGTGGATGAGCAGCACCAGAACGCGATCACAGTGGCCGCATCAAAGGAAAACAATGAGTGCATTGACGTCCTGAACAATTTCAGCCTGCGGGGCAATGAAATTAAAAGCactgttcgggccagccgctgaagaataaccgtaactttaacattagtATTGTATTGCAGACAGAGCCGCcttgttgtaaaacgttgacgttctgcagagctgctgcgctctcccgctaaaggggctctctgccgccgccacttcggcaactactttgatctgctgccgtcacttcggcaatcactttgatctaacgccgtcgtctatagtttagttctatgctaacccctctgcgcattggttgcatattgatctcgcataaagtttatctggcaatagcaagcaatcggcttccgctatgccaccaagattaaatacgaattataaagtttaacccaaaatctcttttcattttgaaacacataggtgctaaaaaagcttggcatctcaaacattggtgaccccgacgtgatataaaaccattgcttaatcgcgttccgttaaaacacttattatttatacaatattttgttgttgggtagtttaactaccaacaaatacatttgggtgcacgttgaaaaacagtttaaagtgaaAATTcggtgagagtgcggctggaatatttatagacaaattccggtactttaagcgtcgaatctctcattctctgcgcagctgcagccgcggttcttgacttttcgtgtcttgcattctcgctctcgcgtctatacatcgtcgcttaagcggtatttcattttccgttgttgtgtcgaattgcacaacggttaacatggacaacgatccgaatacaggcgcgggcggaaatattgtggtggctgattccagactgagtctgtataagcgtaaaagtcagtcattatatgatcgattgcacaggcttggtgaatccttcgcggggaataaaatcgataagctgaccgccgcggaagtcgaggtgcgccttgatatgttggcagaaactcgagaggaatttaataaggcccataatgagttggaggctctcgatcaaaacgaaattgggagtgagctgcgcgaaatcttcgattctcttttcatatcgttgaaagctgagttgctggctgctgttgaagtaagccagtcacacgccgctgcccattctacgactctgccaagccattccggacatagtaccatcatcatggctcacaagcagcgacttcctgagctgaaggtgcctaagttttctggtggatacgtcgagttctcggattttatggcaatgttcaaatcggtgattgaagcggatgcggatctcagtgacatcgagaaattccaacaccttcgctcttgcctcgctgatgcggctttggattcggttccaTCGCTAAaactctccagtgccaattatcgtgcggctctggatatacttaataaacgctttaataacaaaagacttgttttccaggcacacatcaagaagattgttgggctaaagagggtagactcgccttctgctaaaaggcttcgggagttttcggatgcagtcaatttacacatgcgagcgttgcagacattgggaactgctgaggagatttcaggattcatggacatcaacatgctgctgcagaagttgtattcgaagacgcaaaccaaatgggaggagcacacatcgtcggatgctttacctaccgcagaggaattcttcgaattcttgcagcaacgctgccagaaaatggagcgattggaatatgctacagcgacacacgctagtagcgatcaggtgggaaaaaaccattaagaaaacgtttgtagcttccaactcttccgccgacccgtctgtatgcgtcttttgccactcagcgggccatggaatatactcgtgcaagatattcggaaatctctcaccgctgctgcgccacaaaaaagtgaagaagctttccctatgcttcaattgcctagtgcaatagtggaaaatgtcgagtatgcggcggtaggcatcatagtttgttgcacttcgatagtatacagcccacaacacaaggctgcccatgtattactcctcccgatctggccgttcaaccggacactctttccgttgctcaaaattctgctagcagctcgtctctaccttcgtttacctctcttgctgcccaaggtcttcactctgatgtcgtgcttctggctacagccgtggttctcgtaaagaatcggtctggcgttttagttccttgtcgtgccatcttagattcaggatcgcagctgcatctcgtcacatccagtttcgcccagcagcttcagcttaggagaccGCAAT is part of the Drosophila miranda strain MSH22 chromosome Y unlocalized genomic scaffold, D.miranda_PacBio2.1 Contig_Y1_pilon, whole genome shotgun sequence genome and harbors:
- the LOC117189557 gene encoding uncharacterized protein LOC117189557, encoding MEQSTLDNDNPDEYFSDIIEMDLDGSCSSSTLSGRPPKKKKKTDISWLAEIAQERLEQQKDHHRKKEEHDVRQEKMVQDLISTQTKFQNDLLEVLKNKNK
- the LOC117189544 gene encoding uncharacterized protein LOC117189544 isoform X2; the protein is MERPCFDILVNRLEVLRKKDTNCRAAIPLEKRIAIALYTLDSSSEYRTVGRLFGVAPNSVCNILHEFCRALIDEFSKEYMSPNYLTSDKIDECVKGFEAIGFPQCLGAIDGCHIEIKPPAPEAVDHHNYKGWYSTVLFALVDYRFTYVNIGSAGRCNDSMIYQKSSLAKHIEASALLQEKAKEISGVNVPVMLIGDWAFRFSKKLMKPYPFSTVASLEQRTFNYNLSKARRVVENAFGHLKARFQIIGKGLDSHHKNNSAVVFYTIY
- the LOC117189544 gene encoding uncharacterized protein LOC117189544 isoform X1 — its product is MERPCFDILVNRLEVLRKKDTNCRAAIPLEKRIAIALYTLDSSSEYRTVGRLFGVAPNSVCNILHEFCRALIDEFSKEYMSPNYLTSDKIDECVKGFEAIGFPQCLGAIDGCHIEIKPPAPEAVDHHNYKGWYSTVLFALVDYRYRFTYVNIGSAGRCNDSMIYQKSSLAKHIEASALLQEKAKEISGVNVPVMLIGDWAFRFSKKLMKPYPFSTVASLEQRTFNYNLSKARRVVENAFGHLKARFQIIGKGLDSHHKNNSAVVFYTIY